One window of Pseudacidobacterium ailaaui genomic DNA carries:
- a CDS encoding ABC transporter permease → METKQKPALGWTTAAKIAWRELHASRTKFVFVVLSVALGVAALTGVRGFSESFQKALLNQARSIMAADLSARMFRILTPQENAELNAMPVQRTWVTEMVSMASRQGDLVPLLVSLKVVDPTEYPFYGNVVLSPAGDLRTFLTDSTVVVDDNLLVRLQAHVGDQLRIGGQFFRIAAVIQKEPDRLTAGVGMGPRVMMTRAALDRTGLLQAGSRATERYLFKLGPQSGKVEDLRKAIEKVLPDAQVSDFRETSPAISEGLDRATGLLSLICLVAMVLGAIGVAMAMRAHLQQRMDTLAIMKSIGARSGDILQIYLFQTLLLGVAGSVLGIALGVGVEWALPSLFGRLLPIHPPLRLPLRSVVAAFGTGTLTTLLFCLPPLLDVRKVRPNVVLRKTVEESAEKQGWAARLKENKARWISSIVVLLALGAIAAGLADSMIVGRWFTAALASVLIVLLALAAFTLRVLRAFLDRTRLHLHSVLRQGLANLYRPGNQSAAVLAALGVGVMLILSVFLMQHAILNRLNSDSSSSAPNIFLIDIGQSELAGVEGLLAHQPGVTGKVETIPIVTARITDVDGAGVADLKLKNYPRRMLSSVPVTWSDRSPEGVKVVAGRWWQGSDADGLAVVDRVARRFHLHLGSEVVFQAGEKQVRTHVAAIYKPEGEHAFARSEFILPSGPLQGLPVVWYATVHVQPGQIAPLERALFAAYPTVTTINVADILETVQSVIHQITIVIRFLAGFSILTGAVILASSVASTRFRRIREVVVLKTLGATRNRIASVFSIEFAVLGLLAGIVGAVFANLLADILLRRMEISYHPEVLVSVISVLATAFLAVLTGWTASFRILGQKPLEVLREE, encoded by the coding sequence ATGGAAACTAAGCAAAAACCCGCTCTCGGCTGGACGACTGCGGCCAAGATTGCCTGGCGGGAGCTGCACGCCTCGCGAACGAAATTTGTCTTTGTGGTGCTTTCCGTCGCCCTTGGCGTGGCAGCCCTGACGGGCGTGCGCGGGTTCAGCGAGTCCTTCCAGAAGGCGCTACTTAACCAGGCGCGCAGCATCATGGCAGCGGACCTTTCGGCGCGCATGTTCCGTATTCTGACTCCACAGGAAAACGCGGAGCTGAATGCAATGCCCGTTCAGCGCACATGGGTCACGGAGATGGTCTCGATGGCTTCGCGGCAGGGGGACCTGGTGCCCTTACTGGTATCGCTCAAAGTGGTAGACCCTACGGAGTACCCGTTTTATGGAAATGTCGTGCTTTCTCCGGCGGGCGATCTGCGGACCTTTCTTACAGACTCGACTGTAGTTGTCGACGACAATTTGCTTGTCCGGCTCCAGGCGCATGTTGGGGACCAGCTCCGGATTGGCGGGCAGTTTTTCCGCATTGCTGCTGTCATCCAGAAAGAGCCGGACCGTTTAACGGCCGGAGTGGGCATGGGACCGCGCGTAATGATGACACGCGCAGCCCTCGACAGGACCGGATTGCTGCAAGCGGGAAGCCGCGCCACGGAACGCTATCTTTTCAAGCTCGGTCCACAGAGCGGAAAGGTAGAAGATCTCCGCAAAGCGATTGAAAAGGTCCTGCCCGATGCGCAGGTCTCTGACTTTCGTGAGACCAGTCCGGCGATTTCCGAAGGGCTTGACCGAGCAACAGGCTTGTTAAGTCTGATTTGTCTGGTGGCGATGGTGTTGGGCGCCATTGGTGTGGCGATGGCGATGCGCGCCCATTTACAGCAGCGCATGGACACGCTTGCCATCATGAAGTCCATCGGCGCGCGATCCGGGGACATTCTGCAGATCTATCTTTTTCAGACCCTGCTGCTGGGCGTTGCTGGTTCCGTGCTCGGCATTGCTTTGGGGGTGGGAGTGGAGTGGGCGCTTCCGTCGCTTTTTGGCCGGTTGCTGCCGATCCATCCGCCGCTGCGATTGCCGTTGCGTTCTGTGGTGGCTGCATTTGGTACTGGGACCCTGACGACACTTCTGTTTTGTCTGCCTCCGCTGCTGGATGTGCGGAAGGTCCGGCCCAATGTTGTTCTGCGCAAGACGGTGGAGGAATCGGCGGAGAAACAAGGATGGGCGGCGAGGCTCAAAGAAAACAAGGCGCGATGGATCTCTTCGATCGTCGTGCTTCTCGCACTGGGTGCCATCGCCGCGGGTCTGGCCGACTCCATGATTGTCGGAAGATGGTTTACCGCGGCGCTGGCCTCCGTCCTGATTGTGTTGCTGGCGCTTGCTGCCTTTACGTTGCGGGTCCTGCGGGCATTTCTTGACCGGACAAGGCTTCATCTGCATTCAGTGCTGCGGCAGGGCCTGGCGAATCTTTATCGACCCGGAAACCAGTCCGCCGCGGTCCTGGCGGCACTTGGTGTTGGTGTCATGCTCATTTTGAGCGTGTTTCTCATGCAACACGCGATTCTTAATCGGCTGAATTCCGATTCAAGCTCCAGCGCACCCAACATTTTCCTCATTGATATCGGACAAAGTGAGCTTGCTGGTGTAGAGGGACTGCTTGCCCATCAGCCGGGAGTTACAGGGAAAGTGGAGACCATCCCCATTGTGACTGCTCGCATTACAGACGTTGATGGGGCCGGAGTGGCAGATCTGAAACTGAAAAACTATCCGCGTCGGATGTTGTCCTCGGTCCCGGTAACCTGGTCAGACAGATCGCCGGAAGGGGTAAAAGTTGTTGCGGGCAGGTGGTGGCAGGGCAGCGACGCAGATGGGCTTGCTGTAGTAGACCGTGTGGCAAGACGATTTCATCTACATCTGGGTTCCGAGGTGGTTTTTCAGGCCGGTGAAAAGCAGGTCCGCACACATGTAGCGGCCATTTATAAGCCTGAAGGAGAGCATGCCTTTGCACGCAGCGAATTCATTCTTCCGTCCGGACCGCTGCAGGGACTGCCCGTGGTGTGGTACGCAACGGTGCATGTGCAGCCCGGGCAGATTGCGCCGCTTGAGCGGGCCTTGTTTGCCGCTTACCCTACGGTAACCACCATCAATGTGGCCGACATTCTGGAAACTGTGCAGAGCGTGATTCACCAGATTACGATTGTGATCCGTTTTCTTGCCGGATTTTCGATCCTGACCGGCGCGGTAATTTTGGCATCGAGTGTGGCCAGCACGCGCTTTCGGCGCATCCGCGAGGTTGTTGTACTCAAAACACTGGGTGCCACACGCAATCGTATCGCCAGCGTATTCAGC
- a CDS encoding ABC transporter ATP-binding protein → MIEVRGLTKTIRNGPRVVEILKGIDLTVPQGQFLAIMGASGSGKSTLLGLMAGLDAPTGGQVLIDGSEISHLPEDKLAQVRGKKIGFVFQSYQLIPTLTALENVLLPYELNANGDGRQRAVSLLETVGLADRLHHYPVQLSGGEQQRVALARAFVLAPPIVMADEPTGNLDSKNGQHVLDLLMERQREAGTTLVMVTHDAQIAGRADRRIVMKDGRIIADESNGN, encoded by the coding sequence ATGATTGAAGTCCGAGGATTAACCAAGACCATCCGCAACGGTCCACGGGTGGTAGAGATTCTGAAGGGAATTGACCTTACCGTGCCGCAGGGACAATTTCTGGCGATTATGGGTGCCTCCGGCAGCGGCAAGAGCACGCTGCTGGGGCTGATGGCTGGACTGGATGCTCCCACAGGGGGACAGGTGTTGATTGACGGGAGCGAAATCAGCCATCTGCCGGAAGATAAACTGGCGCAGGTGCGCGGGAAGAAGATTGGGTTTGTCTTCCAGTCCTATCAACTGATTCCTACACTGACTGCGCTTGAAAACGTGCTGCTACCCTACGAGCTCAATGCGAATGGCGATGGTAGGCAGAGGGCGGTTTCCTTGCTAGAAACGGTAGGTCTGGCCGACCGTCTGCATCATTACCCGGTCCAGCTTTCCGGTGGAGAGCAGCAGCGGGTGGCCTTGGCCCGTGCCTTTGTTCTTGCGCCGCCAATCGTCATGGCAGACGAACCGACGGGAAATCTTGACTCAAAAAACGGGCAGCATGTGCTTGATTTGTTGATGGAGCGCCAGCGCGAGGCCGGGACCACGCTGGTCATGGTGACGCACGATGCACAGATTGCCGGCCGCGCCGACCGGCGCATTGTGATGAAGGACGGACGCATTATCGCGGATGAATCCAATGGAAACTAA
- a CDS encoding arylesterase, whose translation MQKHLAAYNMDVKRRHFLLFLFTLFLGTAFHHGWAASAPVIACFGNSLTAGYGVSPGHSYPDELQKLLDARGYHYRVANLGVSGNTSKDGTDRLKDVLALRPQIVILEFGGNDGLRGLPLNATKQNLEAMIAALQKAGVKVVLAGITLPPNYGPDYIQQFNNIYTSLAKKYRTPLIPFLLQSVYGVPGSMQEDGIHPTAQGCRQVALNVFQALRPLLNK comes from the coding sequence ATGCAAAAACACCTGGCTGCATACAATATGGATGTGAAGCGACGGCATTTTCTCCTCTTTCTTTTTACGCTGTTCCTCGGAACCGCGTTCCATCATGGGTGGGCCGCTTCTGCTCCGGTGATTGCCTGCTTTGGAAACTCGCTGACCGCAGGATACGGCGTCAGCCCTGGCCACAGCTATCCCGACGAGTTACAGAAGCTCCTTGATGCACGTGGATATCACTACCGCGTCGCGAACCTGGGCGTCAGCGGCAATACTTCAAAAGACGGAACAGACCGCTTGAAAGACGTGCTTGCGCTGCGTCCTCAGATTGTCATACTGGAATTTGGCGGAAACGACGGCCTGCGTGGTCTGCCCCTGAACGCAACGAAGCAGAACCTCGAAGCCATGATCGCGGCATTGCAGAAGGCCGGCGTCAAGGTCGTGCTGGCTGGCATTACCCTGCCCCCAAATTACGGGCCGGATTACATTCAGCAGTTCAACAACATCTATACATCGCTGGCAAAGAAATACCGCACACCGCTGATTCCCTTTCTGCTGCAAAGCGTGTATGGGGTTCCCGGATCCATGCAGGAGGACGGGATTCACCCCACCGCTCAGGGGTGCAGACAAGTGGCGCTGAATGTATTTCAGGCACTACGCCCCCTGCTCAACAAGTAG
- a CDS encoding DinB family protein, which translates to MMESVKVAPAQQPEPWLRGTLTDVLPVARAVLHALELAKEDVQRWCGPLADEEMDMRPLELPSIAFHLKHIVRSCDRLLTYAEGEQLSSDQIAALKTEMDVGTSREALFAEFDRGLENAARRVRVLGAGDLGQPRFVGKKQLPTTVGGLLVHVADHTQRHVGQVVTTAKVLLAQRAEV; encoded by the coding sequence ATGATGGAGTCAGTAAAAGTGGCCCCAGCGCAGCAGCCAGAACCGTGGCTGCGCGGCACATTGACCGATGTTCTACCTGTGGCCCGGGCGGTTTTACACGCCCTGGAGTTAGCAAAAGAAGATGTGCAGCGGTGGTGTGGTCCGCTGGCCGATGAAGAGATGGATATGCGCCCGCTGGAGTTGCCTTCGATTGCGTTTCATCTGAAACATATTGTGCGGAGCTGTGACCGGCTGTTGACCTATGCCGAAGGGGAGCAGCTCTCCAGCGATCAGATTGCTGCTCTGAAGACGGAAATGGATGTCGGGACAAGCCGGGAGGCTCTGTTTGCCGAATTTGACAGAGGCCTGGAAAATGCGGCCCGGCGTGTGCGGGTGTTGGGTGCCGGCGATCTGGGGCAGCCGCGCTTTGTGGGGAAGAAACAGCTTCCTACGACGGTGGGTGGACTGCTGGTGCATGTGGCCGACCACACCCAGCGCCATGTGGGCCAGGTGGTGACAACGGCCAAAGTGCTGCTGGCACAAAGGGCTGAAGTGTGA
- a CDS encoding glycine betaine ABC transporter substrate-binding protein — MAFLCTSCSPPHADHLVIGAKNFTEQVVLGELLAQHIEASTGIKVERRFYLAGSYICHQALISGRIDAYVEYTGTALTAILRQPASRNPQAVFHAVQNLYQQRYQISVMPSLGFENTFAMVIRGDDAQRLHLNTLSEAAKYAPEWRLGVGYEFEQRPDGLSVLSKSYGLHFKGPPRTMDLGLLYRALNAHQVDMIAANSTDGQIAEFGLKVLEDDQHAFPPYQAVPLVREDALRRWPALRGALAELANKISVDEMRAMNEAVDAEHRDPAEVVREFRQKKGL; from the coding sequence GTGGCTTTTCTATGCACAAGTTGTTCTCCGCCACATGCAGACCACCTGGTCATCGGAGCCAAAAACTTTACAGAGCAGGTGGTTCTGGGTGAGCTGCTGGCCCAACACATTGAAGCCAGCACCGGAATCAAGGTGGAGCGCCGTTTTTATCTTGCCGGCAGTTACATCTGTCATCAGGCCCTGATTTCCGGGCGCATTGACGCATACGTAGAATACACCGGTACCGCGCTTACCGCGATCCTCAGGCAGCCGGCAAGCCGAAATCCGCAGGCAGTCTTCCATGCCGTGCAAAATTTGTATCAGCAACGGTATCAGATTTCCGTCATGCCGTCGCTGGGGTTCGAGAATACGTTCGCCATGGTCATTCGTGGAGACGATGCGCAGCGGCTGCATTTGAACACGTTAAGCGAAGCGGCAAAATATGCTCCGGAATGGCGTCTGGGAGTGGGTTATGAATTTGAGCAGCGCCCGGATGGACTTTCTGTGCTGAGCAAGAGCTACGGGCTGCATTTTAAAGGGCCACCGCGCACGATGGACCTCGGTCTGTTGTATCGCGCACTGAATGCCCATCAAGTGGACATGATTGCCGCCAATTCAACCGATGGCCAGATTGCCGAGTTTGGCCTGAAGGTCCTGGAAGATGATCAGCATGCGTTTCCGCCCTATCAGGCCGTTCCGCTCGTGCGAGAAGATGCGCTGCGGCGCTGGCCTGCGCTGCGCGGCGCACTGGCGGAGCTGGCAAATAAAATATCCGTAGACGAAATGCGCGCCATGAATGAGGCCGTGGATGCGGAACATCGTGATCCGGCAGAGGTGGTGCGCGAATTCCGGCAGAAGAAAGGGCTTTGA
- a CDS encoding ABC transporter permease, with product MSGFLAQYGIEVRELTLEHLWLTGAAMLFASFIGIPAGIWLTRHERWAKPVISFVNVIQTVPSLAMFGFLLPLPWLGERAARIAIVALTGYALLPIIRNTYAGIRGIDATITDVARALGMTERQVLMKVELPLAAGVILAGLRTATVTCVGIATIAAAVGAGGLGELIFRGVASVDNRLVLAGAIPAALLALGADGLLGLVERRVRVPGMRHP from the coding sequence GTGAGCGGTTTTCTTGCGCAGTATGGCATCGAGGTCCGCGAGCTGACGCTGGAGCATCTGTGGCTGACGGGCGCTGCAATGCTGTTTGCATCGTTCATCGGCATCCCCGCGGGAATCTGGCTGACCCGGCATGAGCGATGGGCGAAACCTGTCATCAGCTTCGTAAATGTGATTCAGACCGTCCCCAGCCTCGCGATGTTCGGCTTCTTACTTCCACTGCCGTGGCTGGGCGAGCGGGCTGCACGGATTGCGATTGTTGCACTTACCGGATATGCGCTGCTGCCAATCATTCGCAATACCTATGCGGGAATTCGAGGGATTGATGCAACCATCACAGACGTGGCGCGCGCCCTGGGTATGACGGAGAGGCAAGTGCTCATGAAAGTCGAGCTACCGCTTGCCGCCGGGGTGATTCTTGCCGGACTGCGCACGGCCACGGTGACCTGCGTTGGAATCGCGACAATTGCTGCCGCGGTGGGTGCAGGCGGGCTGGGTGAGTTGATCTTTCGCGGCGTCGCTTCGGTGGACAACAGGCTGGTCCTCGCCGGGGCCATTCCTGCTGCGCTGCTGGCTTTGGGCGCCGATGGGCTGCTGGGGCTGGTGGAGCGCCGGGTCCGGGTGCCGGGAATGAGACATCCATGA
- a CDS encoding ATP-binding cassette domain-containing protein, translating into MSSAIEFRDVTLATRDGRRLLDGLCLRIEEGTTVAILGRSGSGKTTLLRMVNRMARPTSGSVFVHGKDVSTQDQVRLRRRTGYVIQETGLFPHFTVERNAGLVPELNGGCVDKGRIHELLKLVGLDPQRFAQRWPHELSGGQRQRVGLARALAADPQILLMDEPFGALDPLTRAEMQQMLRGLLQRLKKTVLLVTHDLDEALYLASRIVLLEEGRMVVDLPAEEFPRSEVPAVRAYVQAIHRGVMP; encoded by the coding sequence ATGTCATCCGCTATTGAATTCCGCGATGTCACGCTCGCAACACGAGATGGACGAAGGCTGCTCGATGGCCTCTGCCTGAGGATTGAGGAAGGGACCACGGTGGCCATCCTGGGCCGCAGCGGGTCCGGAAAGACGACGTTGTTGCGCATGGTAAACCGCATGGCGCGGCCTACGAGCGGCAGCGTTTTTGTCCACGGGAAGGATGTTTCTACGCAGGACCAAGTGCGGCTGCGGCGCAGGACCGGGTATGTCATCCAGGAGACAGGCCTGTTTCCACACTTCACGGTCGAGCGAAATGCCGGCCTTGTGCCTGAGTTAAACGGAGGCTGCGTGGACAAAGGTCGGATCCATGAATTGCTGAAGCTGGTGGGTCTGGACCCGCAGAGATTTGCGCAGCGCTGGCCGCACGAGCTTTCGGGAGGACAACGGCAGCGTGTCGGTCTGGCCCGCGCCCTGGCTGCCGATCCGCAGATTCTACTGATGGACGAGCCATTTGGTGCGCTTGACCCGCTGACGCGCGCAGAGATGCAGCAGATGTTGCGCGGCCTGCTCCAGCGCCTGAAAAAGACCGTGCTGCTGGTGACCCACGATCTGGACGAGGCGCTGTATCTGGCATCGCGCATTGTGTTGCTGGAAGAGGGGCGCATGGTGGTTGATCTGCCGGCTGAGGAATTTCCGAGGTCTGAGGTGCCGGCTGTACGCGCATATGTGCAAGCAATCCATCGTGGAGTGATGCCGTGA
- a CDS encoding ATP-binding protein yields MRRRLKRGPNTSESTGKIGQELPANQPPPLQPSYGDQVQHVQEKAEETATPVEAAGAPAAEILPEPAQEATGKFEVETQPESPSTPPPEPQATPQRSPRGYVVLAIGLPGSGKTTWFKRRGVTPLSSDLLRTILFDDITEQRYQGLVFSTLRSLLRARLIAKMPWNYVDATNLSPHERRQWIKMAKSFGYDVQAVFFDVPFEVCMERNRRRERVVSDEVMKKMAERLRPPSFKEGFSKITVVRVKGAPPVQPPAGSSGESAPGDESHS; encoded by the coding sequence ATGAGAAGACGTCTGAAGCGTGGACCGAACACCTCCGAGTCCACAGGAAAAATCGGGCAGGAACTGCCAGCCAACCAGCCTCCGCCATTGCAGCCAAGCTATGGGGACCAGGTGCAGCATGTGCAAGAAAAGGCAGAAGAAACGGCCACTCCGGTGGAGGCGGCCGGAGCGCCAGCGGCCGAGATCCTGCCGGAGCCAGCCCAGGAGGCAACGGGTAAATTTGAGGTGGAGACCCAGCCCGAGTCACCATCGACTCCTCCGCCAGAGCCCCAGGCGACGCCGCAGCGCAGCCCCCGAGGATATGTTGTTCTGGCCATTGGGCTCCCCGGTTCTGGCAAAACAACGTGGTTCAAGCGGCGCGGCGTGACTCCGTTGTCGAGTGATCTGCTGCGGACAATTCTTTTTGACGACATCACTGAGCAGCGTTATCAGGGCCTGGTCTTTTCCACTCTGCGTTCGCTGCTGCGCGCCAGGCTGATTGCCAAGATGCCGTGGAATTATGTGGACGCCACCAACCTGTCTCCCCATGAACGGAGGCAGTGGATCAAGATGGCCAAGAGCTTTGGCTACGATGTCCAGGCGGTGTTCTTTGATGTACCCTTTGAAGTCTGTATGGAACGGAACCGCCGCCGCGAACGTGTTGTCAGCGACGAGGTGATGAAAAAGATGGCTGAGCGGCTGCGTCCGCCCTCTTTTAAAGAGGGTTTTTCAAAAATTACTGTGGTGCGCGTCAAGGGAGCGCCGCCGGTACAACCCCCGGCTGGGTCTTCCGGAGAAAGCGCTCCGGGAGACGAAAGCCATTCTTAG
- the gap gene encoding type I glyceraldehyde-3-phosphate dehydrogenase: MAVKVGINGFGRIGRNVFRASLGNPDIEVVAVNDLTSPATLAHLLKYDSILGNVQNEISAGEDFISVDGKKIKVFAEKDPAKLPWDSVGAQIVVESTGRFTDANAAKAHLQGSVKKVIISAPATNEDITIVLGVNDDKYDPAKHNIISNASCTTNCLAPVVKVLHENFGIISGIMTTVHSYTNDQVVLDFPHKDLRRARAAALNIIPSSTGAAKALKLVIPEMAGKLDGFALRVPTPNVSVVDLTFISEKAATVQSVNEALKKAAEGPLKGILGYEAGELVSSDFKGDPRSSIVDAPLTKVIGNSVKVISWYDNEWGYSNRVRDLILYIAKKGL; encoded by the coding sequence ATGGCAGTTAAGGTTGGCATCAACGGTTTTGGCCGTATTGGACGCAATGTATTTCGTGCCTCCCTCGGCAATCCGGACATCGAAGTGGTCGCAGTCAATGACCTAACCAGCCCCGCAACTCTCGCCCATCTGCTGAAGTATGACTCCATCCTGGGTAACGTACAAAACGAAATCAGCGCTGGAGAAGACTTCATCTCCGTGGACGGCAAGAAGATCAAGGTCTTCGCGGAAAAAGATCCTGCAAAGCTGCCCTGGGACTCGGTCGGCGCTCAGATCGTCGTAGAATCAACGGGGCGTTTTACCGACGCCAATGCGGCCAAGGCCCATCTGCAAGGTTCCGTCAAAAAGGTCATCATCTCTGCTCCTGCAACCAATGAGGACATCACGATCGTCCTGGGCGTGAACGACGACAAGTATGATCCGGCCAAGCACAACATCATCTCGAATGCTTCCTGCACCACAAACTGCCTTGCTCCCGTGGTCAAGGTGCTGCACGAGAACTTCGGCATCATTTCCGGCATCATGACCACCGTGCACAGCTATACCAATGACCAGGTCGTCCTCGATTTCCCGCATAAAGACCTGCGCCGCGCCCGTGCCGCTGCCCTCAACATCATTCCCAGCTCCACCGGCGCCGCCAAGGCCCTCAAGCTGGTCATTCCGGAGATGGCCGGAAAGCTCGATGGCTTCGCCCTGCGTGTGCCCACACCCAATGTCTCCGTCGTGGACCTGACCTTTATCTCAGAAAAGGCCGCAACTGTGCAGTCAGTCAATGAGGCACTCAAGAAGGCTGCCGAAGGGCCGCTGAAGGGCATCCTCGGTTATGAGGCCGGCGAGTTGGTCTCCAGCGACTTTAAAGGCGATCCCCGCTCTTCCATCGTGGATGCACCCCTGACCAAAGTCATCGGGAACTCAGTAAAGGTCATTAGCTGGTACGACAATGAATGGGGCTACTCCAACCGCGTTCGCGACCTCATTCTGTATATTGCGAAAAAAGGTCTGTAA
- a CDS encoding RidA family protein encodes MRQNISGSSPYEPIIGFSRAVRVGNRVYVSGTAPVGAESAEPAAQTRQCLSLIQNALEKAEAKLEDVVRTRIYLTHAEDWESIGRAHGEFFGNIRPAATMVVVAKLLNPSWRVEIEADAIISNSEIQ; translated from the coding sequence ATGCGCCAGAACATCTCAGGTTCCTCGCCTTATGAGCCAATCATTGGCTTCTCCCGTGCTGTGCGTGTCGGCAATCGCGTCTATGTGTCCGGCACCGCCCCCGTCGGCGCGGAAAGTGCTGAACCTGCCGCCCAGACCCGCCAGTGCCTCTCCCTGATTCAGAATGCGCTTGAAAAGGCCGAAGCAAAGCTTGAAGATGTCGTCCGCACGCGCATCTATCTTACTCATGCTGAGGACTGGGAAAGCATCGGCCGCGCGCATGGCGAATTCTTTGGTAACATCCGCCCGGCAGCAACCATGGTCGTTGTGGCAAAACTTCTAAACCCATCATGGCGTGTTGAAATCGAAGCCGACGCCATCATCTCCAATTCAGAAATCCAGTGA
- a CDS encoding phosphoglycerate kinase, translated as MSKLSIRDLDLQHKHVFMRVDFNVPLTEDGSEITDDTRIRETLPTIEYALRHKAKLILASHLGRPKGKPNPKYSLRPVVDRLRVLLDHQLGESVNVAFSPDCVGDVARELARQLESGQVLLLENLRFHAEEEANDPGFAKQLASLCEIYVNDAFGSAHRAHASTEGITHFVSKSAAGLLMEKELQYLGKALSEPARPFVAILGGAKVSDKIKVIDNLLGKVDSLLIGGGMAYTFLKARGQDVGKSLVEADKLDIAKDALKKAEEKGVRFLLPVDHVLADKFAPDAKTQTFAGDAAFPADWMALDIGPKTVELFSQEIAEARTLVWNGPMGVFEMPAFAKGTTQVAKAVAKNSEAISIVGGGDSVAAVKQAGVADQITHISTGGGASLEFLEGKKLPGVEALTEK; from the coding sequence ATGTCGAAACTCTCTATCCGCGATCTCGATCTTCAGCACAAGCACGTTTTCATGCGTGTTGACTTTAACGTCCCACTCACCGAAGACGGCAGCGAAATTACTGACGATACCCGCATTCGCGAGACACTGCCCACCATTGAATACGCGCTGCGTCATAAGGCAAAGCTGATTCTTGCCTCCCACCTTGGTCGCCCCAAAGGCAAGCCAAATCCCAAATACAGCCTGCGGCCTGTGGTTGACAGGCTGCGCGTCCTGCTAGACCACCAGCTGGGAGAAAGCGTCAATGTTGCCTTCTCGCCGGACTGCGTAGGTGATGTAGCCAGGGAGCTGGCACGGCAGCTCGAATCAGGCCAGGTGCTGCTGCTTGAAAACCTGCGCTTCCACGCCGAAGAAGAGGCCAATGACCCCGGCTTCGCCAAGCAGCTTGCTTCACTCTGTGAAATCTATGTGAATGATGCCTTTGGCAGCGCCCATCGTGCACACGCCTCAACCGAAGGAATCACTCACTTTGTGAGCAAGTCTGCTGCCGGCCTGCTGATGGAAAAGGAGCTCCAGTACCTGGGCAAGGCCCTCTCTGAGCCGGCACGGCCTTTCGTCGCCATTCTTGGCGGCGCCAAGGTATCCGACAAAATTAAGGTCATTGATAATCTTCTCGGCAAAGTGGATTCTCTCCTCATCGGCGGCGGCATGGCCTACACCTTCCTCAAAGCCAGAGGGCAGGACGTCGGCAAGTCCCTTGTCGAGGCCGACAAGCTGGACATTGCCAAAGACGCCCTGAAGAAGGCTGAAGAAAAGGGCGTCCGCTTCCTGCTGCCCGTGGACCACGTCCTGGCTGACAAGTTCGCACCCGACGCCAAGACCCAAACCTTTGCCGGAGATGCAGCTTTCCCAGCGGACTGGATGGCCCTTGACATCGGCCCCAAAACGGTCGAGCTCTTCAGCCAAGAGATCGCCGAGGCCCGCACCCTGGTCTGGAACGGCCCCATGGGCGTCTTTGAAATGCCGGCATTTGCCAAAGGGACCACTCAGGTGGCCAAGGCCGTGGCCAAAAACAGTGAGGCCATCTCCATCGTCGGCGGAGGTGATTCGGTAGCCGCTGTAAAACAGGCCGGCGTGGCTGATCAGATTACGCACATCTCCACCGGCGGCGGCGCATCCCTTGAGTTTCTGGAAGGCAAAAAATTGCCTGGCGTCGAAGCCTTGACGGAAAAATAA
- the tpiA gene encoding triose-phosphate isomerase, with the protein MRKPLIAANWKMYKTPAQAAEYVQTFLPLVAGHNRDEIVLCPSDTSLSTVIPAVAGSNIAVGGQNMHFADEGAYTGETSPVMLKAIGATHVIIGHSERRQYFNETDETVNKKLITALKHTIVPIVCIGEVLAEREAGQTDDVLRRQVSLALAGIKPEEAQPIVIAYEPVWAIGTGKTATPEIAAEAHLTIRSEIARILGREVADGIRILYGGSVKPENASSLLNQPEIDGALVGGASLDPQSFAKIVKY; encoded by the coding sequence ATGCGCAAACCTCTCATTGCAGCCAATTGGAAGATGTATAAGACCCCGGCCCAGGCCGCGGAATATGTGCAGACCTTTCTCCCACTTGTTGCCGGGCACAACCGCGACGAGATCGTCCTCTGTCCATCGGACACCTCTCTGAGCACCGTCATTCCTGCCGTTGCCGGATCCAACATCGCCGTTGGCGGTCAGAACATGCACTTTGCTGATGAAGGCGCCTACACCGGAGAAACCTCGCCCGTGATGCTGAAAGCCATCGGTGCGACCCACGTCATCATCGGCCACTCCGAACGCCGTCAGTACTTCAACGAGACCGACGAGACCGTCAACAAAAAGCTCATCACCGCCCTCAAGCATACGATCGTACCCATTGTCTGCATCGGGGAGGTCCTCGCCGAACGCGAAGCTGGACAGACCGATGATGTCCTGCGCCGCCAGGTATCGCTGGCTCTGGCGGGAATCAAGCCAGAAGAGGCGCAGCCCATCGTCATCGCCTATGAGCCAGTCTGGGCCATCGGGACCGGAAAGACCGCCACCCCGGAGATCGCCGCCGAGGCACACCTTACCATTCGCAGCGAAATTGCCCGCATTCTGGGCCGCGAAGTTGCCGATGGTATCCGCATCCTCTACGGCGGCAGCGTCAAGCCGGAGAATGCCTCCTCGCTGCTCAACCAGCCTGAAATTGATGGCGCACTCGTCGGCGGGGCGAGCCTTGATCCCCAATCTTTTGCAAAAATTGTGAAGTATTGA